In Roseisolibacter agri, a genomic segment contains:
- a CDS encoding Ig-like domain-containing protein, whose product MRTSPTWPLLQRVVLLAGAAALAATTACSGGGGDAPLGPEQATASFTASSAAQVSGTVATTVSPAPSVKATDAGGRPVAGLPVTFTVTGGGAIGRTSATTDASGTASVGSWTLGTGAGAQTVVATAGARTVTFTASATAAAAASITAVAGATNDALTGAAVASRPAVQVKDQYGNPVAGVTVSFAVATGGGTVSGATATTDATGTATVGGWTLGVEPGAQTLRASAGTLATTFSATGALPTGCTAAPYVVGARIPGAWAAGDCASPGARGVFDPVGALYDQYELTLAAQQTIAFRLAASGSRTLRIRRKSGANDYVTLSLGGPFITTVGDTLVQRVVLAPDTYVVEVQAGAAGATGGYTLQSTVESNTDVVCRPQLQATLGVTIASALDPAKDCESPVVAGTYEDWIVLPLRTGDRVRVTLTTTTMPPGLVLRDDRLGPASPTLKVASSTTPGTVTLDWTATFDSYHEVVVFKNGGPSAPYGAYTLKIERVP is encoded by the coding sequence ATGCGCACATCTCCGACCTGGCCCCTGCTGCAGCGCGTCGTTCTCCTGGCCGGTGCCGCGGCGCTCGCGGCGACCACCGCGTGCTCGGGCGGGGGCGGCGACGCGCCGCTCGGCCCCGAGCAGGCCACGGCCAGCTTCACCGCGAGCAGCGCGGCGCAGGTCAGCGGTACCGTGGCCACCACGGTCTCCCCGGCGCCCAGCGTGAAGGCGACCGACGCTGGCGGCCGACCCGTCGCGGGGCTCCCCGTGACGTTCACGGTCACCGGCGGCGGCGCGATCGGCCGCACGAGCGCCACCACCGACGCCAGCGGCACCGCCAGCGTGGGGAGCTGGACCCTCGGCACCGGCGCGGGCGCGCAGACCGTCGTCGCCACGGCGGGCGCGCGCACGGTGACCTTCACGGCGAGCGCCACCGCGGCCGCCGCGGCGAGCATCACCGCCGTCGCCGGCGCGACCAACGACGCCCTGACCGGCGCCGCCGTCGCGAGCCGCCCCGCGGTGCAGGTGAAGGACCAGTACGGCAACCCGGTCGCGGGCGTGACGGTCAGCTTCGCGGTCGCCACCGGCGGGGGCACGGTCAGCGGCGCCACGGCCACCACCGACGCGACCGGCACCGCCACCGTCGGCGGCTGGACCCTCGGCGTCGAGCCGGGGGCGCAGACGCTGCGCGCCAGCGCAGGCACGCTCGCGACGACGTTCAGCGCGACCGGCGCGCTGCCGACCGGCTGCACCGCCGCCCCGTACGTCGTCGGCGCGCGGATCCCGGGCGCCTGGGCCGCGGGCGACTGCGCCTCGCCCGGCGCGCGCGGCGTGTTCGATCCCGTCGGCGCGCTCTACGACCAGTACGAGCTGACCCTCGCCGCGCAGCAGACGATCGCGTTCCGGCTGGCGGCGTCCGGGTCGCGCACGCTGCGCATCCGCCGGAAGAGCGGGGCGAACGACTACGTCACGCTCTCCCTCGGCGGCCCCTTCATCACCACGGTCGGGGACACGCTCGTCCAGCGCGTCGTGCTCGCCCCCGACACCTACGTCGTCGAGGTGCAGGCGGGCGCCGCCGGCGCGACGGGCGGCTACACGCTGCAGTCCACGGTCGAGTCCAACACCGACGTCGTCTGCCGCCCCCAGCTGCAGGCCACCCTCGGCGTCACGATCGCCAGCGCGCTCGATCCGGCGAAGGACTGTGAGAGCCCCGTCGTGGCCGGCACCTACGAGGACTGGATCGTGCTCCCGCTCCGCACCGGCGACCGGGTCCGCGTCACCCTCACCACGACCACGATGCCTCCGGGCCTCGTGCTGCGCGACGACCGGCTCGGCCCGGCGTCTCCCACGCTCAAGGTCGCCTCGAGCACCACGCCCGGTACGGTGACGCTCGACTGGACGGCCACCTTTGACAGCTACCACGAGGTCGTCGTCTTCAAGAACGGCGGCCCGAGCGCTCCCTACGGCGCATACACGCTGAAGATCGAGCGCGTGCCGTAG
- a CDS encoding PAS domain-containing sensor histidine kinase: MDYRAVFDGAPDVYLLLAPDPPRFTMLAANEARLRATGTRREDVIGRPLFEVFPDNPEELGATGVRNLRASLHEVLRTRQPHRMALQKYDIRGPGGAFEERYWEPLNAPVFDASGALVSIIHRVEDVTDQVLAHRRLRTLESVAAEASRRLTRETEARVSVEAILARLRESEARYRLLADMIPQNIWTTDATGHHTYFSRRWYAFTGATPEESHGEAWTRYIHPDDRDRMHARWKHSLQTGEPYEIEYRFRGADGAYHWFLGKAMPLRDDAGEIVEWFGTATDITERKQLDEERERLLASERAARAQVTTILESITDAFYALDREWRFTHVNREAERLLKRPREELLGRVMWEEFPDAVGSAFHREYHRAAAERTTVDFEAYAPTIGLWVNARAYPSDDGLSVFFRDVTARRVAEERLRESERSFRALANSIPQLAWMADAAGWIFWYNERWHEYTGTTLAEMEGWGWQKVHHPAHVAGVVERIRHAFESGTPWEDTFPLRSRTGEYRWFLSRAVPIRDSGGRVLRWFGTNTDITAEIEARAEAVRRREELERVTESRTRLMRGFSHDVKNPLGAADGHAQLLEEGILGELTEKQRASVRRIRRSIHTSLRLIHDLLELAQAEAGQLEVECVTTDVSAAAREVVEDFRGQATGVGLAVECQLPDGVLADTDPTRLRQILANLLSNAVKYAPTGTVTVETTLRPSGGPRPGPWVAASVRDTGPGIPIEKQASIFQEFTRLDPTAQPGAGIGLAISRRIAQLLGGDLTVESAAGRGATFTLWLPPATAEGDATKSG, translated from the coding sequence GTGGACTACCGGGCCGTGTTCGACGGCGCGCCCGACGTCTACCTGCTGCTGGCGCCCGACCCGCCGCGCTTCACGATGCTCGCGGCCAACGAGGCGCGCCTGCGCGCGACGGGGACGCGCCGCGAGGACGTCATCGGCCGGCCGCTCTTCGAGGTGTTCCCCGACAACCCCGAGGAGCTCGGCGCGACGGGCGTGCGCAACCTCCGCGCGTCGCTGCACGAGGTGCTGCGGACCCGGCAGCCGCACCGCATGGCGCTGCAGAAGTACGACATCCGCGGCCCCGGCGGCGCCTTCGAGGAGCGGTACTGGGAGCCGCTGAACGCGCCCGTCTTCGACGCGAGCGGGGCCCTCGTCTCGATCATCCACCGGGTCGAGGACGTCACCGACCAGGTGCTCGCGCACCGCCGGCTGCGGACGCTGGAGTCGGTGGCCGCGGAGGCGAGCCGCCGGCTCACGCGCGAGACGGAGGCGCGCGTGTCGGTCGAGGCGATCCTCGCGCGGCTGCGCGAGAGCGAGGCGCGCTACCGCCTGCTCGCGGACATGATCCCGCAGAACATCTGGACCACCGACGCGACGGGGCACCACACGTACTTCAGCCGCCGGTGGTACGCGTTCACGGGCGCGACGCCCGAGGAGTCGCACGGCGAGGCGTGGACGCGGTACATCCATCCCGACGACCGCGATCGGATGCACGCGCGCTGGAAGCACTCGCTGCAGACGGGCGAGCCCTACGAGATCGAGTACCGCTTCCGCGGCGCCGACGGCGCGTACCACTGGTTCCTCGGCAAGGCGATGCCGCTGCGCGACGACGCCGGCGAGATCGTCGAGTGGTTCGGGACGGCGACGGACATCACCGAGCGGAAGCAGCTCGACGAGGAGCGCGAGCGGCTGCTCGCGAGCGAGCGCGCGGCGCGCGCGCAGGTCACGACGATCCTCGAGAGCATCACCGACGCGTTCTACGCGCTCGACCGGGAGTGGCGCTTCACCCACGTGAACCGCGAGGCCGAACGCCTGCTGAAGCGCCCGCGCGAGGAATTGCTCGGCCGCGTCATGTGGGAGGAGTTCCCCGACGCGGTCGGCTCGGCCTTCCATCGCGAGTACCACCGCGCCGCCGCGGAACGCACGACGGTCGACTTCGAGGCGTACGCCCCGACCATCGGGCTCTGGGTGAACGCGCGCGCGTATCCGTCGGACGACGGGCTCTCGGTGTTCTTCCGCGACGTGACGGCGCGGCGCGTCGCGGAGGAGCGGCTGCGCGAGAGCGAGCGGAGCTTCCGCGCGCTCGCCAACAGCATCCCGCAGCTCGCGTGGATGGCCGACGCCGCGGGCTGGATCTTCTGGTACAACGAGCGCTGGCACGAGTACACCGGCACCACGCTCGCGGAGATGGAAGGGTGGGGATGGCAGAAGGTCCACCACCCCGCGCACGTCGCGGGCGTCGTCGAGCGCATCCGCCACGCGTTCGAGAGCGGCACGCCGTGGGAGGACACGTTCCCGCTGCGCAGCCGCACCGGCGAGTATCGCTGGTTCCTCTCGCGCGCCGTGCCGATCCGCGACTCCGGCGGCCGGGTGCTGCGCTGGTTCGGCACGAACACGGACATCACCGCGGAGATCGAGGCGCGCGCCGAGGCGGTGCGGCGGCGCGAGGAGCTGGAGCGCGTGACCGAGAGCCGCACGCGCCTCATGCGCGGCTTCAGCCACGATGTGAAGAACCCCCTCGGCGCCGCGGACGGCCACGCGCAGCTGCTGGAGGAGGGGATCCTCGGTGAGCTCACGGAGAAGCAGCGCGCCAGCGTGCGGCGCATCCGCCGCTCCATCCACACGTCGCTGCGGCTGATCCACGACCTGCTGGAGCTGGCGCAGGCGGAGGCGGGGCAGCTGGAGGTCGAGTGCGTGACGACCGACGTGAGCGCGGCGGCGCGCGAGGTGGTGGAGGACTTCCGCGGGCAGGCGACCGGCGTGGGGCTCGCGGTCGAGTGCCAGCTGCCGGACGGCGTGCTCGCCGACACCGACCCGACGCGGCTGCGCCAGATCCTCGCGAACCTCCTCTCGAACGCGGTGAAGTACGCGCCGACGGGCACGGTCACGGTGGAGACGACGCTGCGCCCGTCGGGCGGTCCGCGACCCGGGCCGTGGGTGGCGGCCAGCGTGAGGGACACCGGTCCCGGCATCCCGATCGAGAAGCAGGCGTCGATCTTCCAGGAGTTCACGCGGCTCGACCCCACGGCGCAGCCGGGGGCGGGGATCGGGCTCGCGATCAGCCGGCGCATCGCGCAGCTGCTGGGCGGCGACCTCACCGTCGAGAGCGCGGCGGGGCGCGGCGCGACCTTCACGCTCTGGCTGCCGCCGGCGACGGCGGAGGGCGACGCGACGAAGTCCGGGTGA
- a CDS encoding peptidylprolyl isomerase: protein MRRMLLLAGVLAVATQQSRAQAPARRPAAAPPAAAPLDSARLRGMLYWPTDPYWATRAPDTVLMDVQTNRGTITIELRRAWAPHGVDRVYNLARAGYFDDSRFYRVVDGFIAQFGLAGDPVIAERWSHQTLPPDARRASNTRGTVTLAQFKPDDRTTNVFINLRDNSRLDAMGFAPIGRVVKGMAVADRLYAGYGERPMAAANTKRVYGEANRFLDAKYPKLDRIRKVTVRTR from the coding sequence ATGCGTCGCATGCTCCTTCTCGCGGGCGTTCTCGCGGTCGCGACGCAGCAGTCGCGCGCGCAGGCGCCGGCTCGGCGCCCCGCCGCGGCGCCGCCCGCCGCCGCGCCGCTCGACTCGGCCCGACTGCGCGGCATGCTGTACTGGCCGACCGATCCGTACTGGGCGACGCGGGCGCCGGACACCGTGCTGATGGACGTCCAGACCAACCGCGGCACGATCACCATCGAGCTGCGACGCGCGTGGGCGCCGCACGGCGTCGACCGCGTGTACAACCTCGCGCGCGCCGGCTACTTCGACGACTCGCGCTTCTACCGGGTGGTCGACGGCTTCATCGCGCAGTTCGGCCTCGCGGGCGATCCGGTGATCGCCGAGCGGTGGAGCCACCAGACGCTGCCGCCCGACGCGCGGCGCGCGTCGAACACGCGCGGCACGGTCACGCTCGCGCAGTTCAAGCCGGACGACCGCACGACCAACGTCTTCATCAACCTGCGCGACAACTCGCGCCTGGACGCGATGGGCTTCGCGCCCATCGGGCGCGTGGTGAAGGGGATGGCGGTCGCCGACCGCCTGTACGCCGGCTACGGCGAGCGGCCGATGGCGGCGGCCAACACGAAGCGCGTGTACGGCGAGGCGAACCGGTTCCTCGACGCGAAGTACCCGAAGCTCGATCGCATCCGGAAGGTCACGGTCCGCACGCGCTGA
- a CDS encoding TetR/AcrR family transcriptional regulator: MTTQRAPRKYEQKRRAEQQAETRRRIVEAMVALHAEVGPARTTISAIAERAGVERLTVYRHFGDETAMFEACSSHFASEVVSPPDPAAWVGIEDAAERLHAALRAFYAYYRRAERMLTHVHRDLPTLPALAAVMAPWDAFVADVRDGVVAAWAREGLDGAAARARLAAVVAHALRFETWRSLAGTGAVDAAIGDADVAELMVALARAAAAPADVPAVRG, encoded by the coding sequence ATGACGACCCAGCGAGCTCCCCGGAAGTACGAGCAGAAGCGCCGAGCCGAGCAGCAGGCGGAGACCCGGCGCCGGATCGTGGAGGCGATGGTGGCGCTGCACGCCGAGGTCGGCCCGGCGCGCACCACCATCAGCGCGATCGCCGAGCGGGCGGGCGTGGAGCGGCTCACGGTGTACCGCCACTTCGGCGACGAGACGGCGATGTTCGAGGCCTGCTCGTCGCACTTCGCCAGCGAGGTCGTGTCGCCACCCGACCCCGCCGCGTGGGTCGGGATCGAGGACGCCGCGGAGCGCCTGCACGCGGCGCTGCGCGCCTTCTACGCGTACTACCGGCGCGCGGAGCGGATGCTCACGCACGTGCACCGCGACCTGCCCACGCTCCCGGCGCTGGCGGCCGTGATGGCGCCGTGGGACGCGTTCGTCGCCGACGTGCGGGACGGCGTCGTCGCCGCGTGGGCGCGCGAGGGGCTCGACGGAGCGGCCGCGCGCGCGCGGCTGGCCGCGGTGGTCGCGCACGCGCTCCGCTTCGAGACGTGGCGGTCGCTGGCGGGCACCGGCGCGGTGGACGCCGCGATCGGGGACGCGGACGTCGCGGAGCTGATGGTCGCGCTCGCGCGCGCGGCCGCGGCGCCCGCCGACGTCCCGGCCGTGCGGGGCTGA
- a CDS encoding PAS domain-containing sensor histidine kinase gives MKEDRRARQVEAALAASEEQYRLIVDGARDYAILTTDTEGRIATWSPGAEAVYGWTAREAVGQDSAMTFVPEDRAVGVPRLELEIARRDGMAPDVRWHQRRDGARVFIEGTTRALRDGEGALRGFLKVGQDVTQRRALDEALRASEARYRTLVENVRDYAIFLLDPAGIITEWTAGAERVKGYTAREVVGRHLALFYPPEDVAAGEVERELAEAAATGRAEREAWRVRKGGERFWVNEIATAIRDADGQLAGFTKISRDLTERRLAAEAAEQRRLAAARDELRRALAAAEEAERRRLARELHDQLGQHLTGFALGLGEVRRQLAAGNPADARLDQLEELARLMTRDARSLALELRPPELDDVGLASALATYVRDWGERHGVAAELAVLGAVDDDVPAEAGSALYRIVQEALTNVARHAQASQVSVILEKPNGEVRLLVEDDGRGFDADDTAVRVRAERRLGMAGMRERAALAGGTLAIESSPGAGTTLLVRIPMRAPAPRAQAADTSIAESPP, from the coding sequence GTGAAGGAGGATCGTCGCGCGAGACAGGTCGAGGCCGCGCTCGCCGCGAGCGAGGAGCAGTACCGGCTGATCGTCGACGGCGCGCGCGACTACGCGATCCTCACCACCGACACCGAGGGGCGGATCGCCACCTGGTCCCCCGGCGCGGAGGCCGTGTACGGCTGGACGGCGCGCGAGGCGGTGGGCCAGGATTCGGCCATGACGTTCGTGCCCGAGGACCGCGCCGTCGGCGTGCCGCGGCTCGAGCTGGAGATCGCGCGTCGGGACGGGATGGCGCCCGACGTGCGCTGGCATCAGCGCCGCGACGGCGCGCGCGTCTTCATCGAGGGCACCACGCGCGCGCTGCGCGACGGGGAGGGCGCGCTGCGCGGCTTCCTCAAGGTCGGGCAGGACGTCACGCAGCGTCGCGCGCTGGACGAGGCGCTGCGCGCGAGCGAGGCGCGCTACCGCACGCTCGTCGAGAACGTGCGCGACTACGCCATCTTCCTGCTCGACCCCGCGGGCATCATCACCGAGTGGACCGCGGGCGCCGAACGCGTGAAGGGGTACACCGCCCGGGAGGTCGTCGGCCGGCACCTCGCGCTGTTCTATCCACCGGAGGACGTGGCGGCGGGCGAGGTCGAGCGCGAGCTGGCCGAGGCGGCGGCGACCGGGCGCGCGGAGCGCGAGGCGTGGCGCGTGCGCAAGGGCGGCGAGCGCTTCTGGGTGAACGAGATCGCCACCGCGATCCGCGACGCCGACGGGCAGCTGGCGGGGTTCACGAAGATCAGCCGCGACCTCACGGAGCGCCGACTGGCCGCGGAGGCGGCCGAGCAGCGGCGGCTGGCGGCCGCGCGCGACGAGCTGCGCCGCGCGCTCGCCGCCGCGGAGGAGGCCGAGCGGCGCCGGCTCGCGCGCGAGCTGCACGACCAGCTCGGCCAGCACCTGACCGGCTTCGCGCTGGGGCTCGGCGAGGTGCGCCGGCAGCTGGCGGCGGGCAATCCCGCCGACGCCCGGCTCGACCAGCTGGAGGAGCTCGCGCGGCTGATGACGCGCGACGCGCGCAGCCTCGCGCTGGAGCTGCGCCCGCCGGAGCTGGACGACGTGGGCCTCGCGAGCGCGCTCGCGACCTACGTGCGGGACTGGGGCGAGCGGCACGGGGTGGCGGCGGAGCTGGCGGTGCTGGGCGCCGTGGACGACGATGTGCCGGCCGAGGCGGGCAGCGCGCTCTATCGCATCGTGCAGGAGGCGCTGACCAACGTCGCCAGGCACGCGCAGGCGTCGCAGGTGAGCGTGATCCTGGAGAAGCCCAACGGCGAGGTGCGGCTGCTCGTGGAGGACGACGGCCGCGGCTTCGACGCGGACGACACGGCGGTCCGGGTGCGCGCGGAGCGGCGGCTCGGCATGGCGGGGATGCGCGAGCGCGCGGCGCTCGCGGGCGGGACGCTGGCCATCGAGTCGAGTCCCGGCGCGGGCACCACGCTGCTGGTCCGCATCCCGATGCGGGCGCCGGCTCCCCGCGCGCAGGCGGCCGACACCTCGATCGCGGAGTCCCCGCCGTGA